TGGGATGATGAACGCCTCTTCCAAACATCGAGAAATATTCTCATGGCGATGATTCTGAAAATCATTATGGAAGAGTACATTAATCACATCACTCCTTATCACTTTAAGTTATTTGCTGATCCTGAAGCTTTTACTAAAGAAAGTTGGAATCGTCCCAATTGGATGGCAATTGAGTTTGATTTTGTTTATCGCTGGCATAGTGCGATTCCCGAAACCTTTAACTATAACGGCAAACCAATCAATATTGCCACATCTCTCTGGAACAATAAAATGTTTATTGACCAAGGTTTAGGTGCATTGATGGAGGAAACTTGTTCCCAACCAGGTACAAGAATTGGTTTATTCAACACCCCTGATATATTGGTTGAGTTAACCGAGTTACCCTCAATCAGACTGGGAAGACAGCTACAATTGGCAAGCTACAACGATTATCGTGAAATGTGTGGTTTCCCCAGAGTGACTAAATTTGAGCAAATTACCGGAGATGAATTTGCTCAGGAAAAACTAAAAGAATTATATGGTCATGTTGATAATATTGAGCTCTTTGTGGGACTTTACGCCGAGGATGTGCGGCAAAATTCAACTATCCCGCCTCTAGTGGCACGCTTAATTGGAATTGATGCCTTTTCTCAAGCGCTAACTAATCCTTTACTATCACCCAATATCTTCAATAAAGAGACTTTTTCTCCTGTAGGTTGGGAAATTCTTCAAAATACCAACACTGTTTCAGATTTAGTTAATCGTAATGTTCCCCCATCAGACAAAAAGTACAAAGTTACTTTTTACCTTTAACTAAAACGCCCCTTCGTCCGCCACTGAATCCGGTACTCCGGAGCAGTGGCGGAATATAACCTAGGAATATTGAATAATTTATTTTTTTGTATTCCCTGACGCTGTAACTCAAAATCCTCGTGAAAAACATGAAACTATTTACCGAATACCCAGAAAAAGACGAAGCCAAATATTGCGCTCTCATGAGTGATCTAGTCAAAAAGAACATGGACAATCTTTACGGAGGTGAGAAGAAAAAAACTGCAAAGAGAGATACTCACGCAAAAACCCATGCTGCTGTTCAAGGTACTCTAGAAATCTTTGACTTTGATGAAGCCGCAATTAAGCAGGAATTGAGCAAACGCACCTCATTAACTGAAGCTCAACTGCAAGCAATTTCCCTAAAACAAGGTTTATTTGCCCAACCCAAACAATATCCGGTGTGGCTAAGATTTGCAAATGGTGCATTTTCAGTAAAGAATGATTATGAGGGAGATACGCGCTCTATGTCCGTAAAAGTGATAGGGGTAGAAGGAGAACGACTACCGCAAAGTCACGAGTTAAAAACCCAAGATATTATTGTCCACAATACCGAACTCTTTTTTGTGAGAACCATCAAAGACTTCTACGGCTTTTTTTTGGCGATTTATCGAGCAGGGCTGTCTCCGCTTCTGAAGCTGTTGGTGCTTTTATGGCTGGGGTTGCATCCTTACGAATCATCACTTTTAAAAGCCAGTTTCAAACGGTTTCCCAAGAGTTTGCTTACAGAACGCTATTGGAGTGCTTCGGCGTATTCTCTGGGACTCAAATCCGATTTTGACCCATCTCAACCAGGTTCAGTTCCTGTAGAATATCCGACTGTGATTAAATATGGATTTACAGCGATTTCCAGTCAACCACCTCATCAACAACTTCCTCTAGAGTCCAGATCAGAAAGTGAACTTGAGCGTGCCAAAACATCAGGTTCAGAGGACAACTACTACCGAGAGGATATTATTCAAGCTTTAGCAAAACCTGATGCTGAATACACTTGGGACTTTCAAATCCAATTTCAAACTAGCCCAGAGATGTCCATTGATGATACCACCATTGCTTGGAATGAAGAGGAATCACCCTTCTTTACAGTTGGTCGTCTCACAGTTAAGCATCAAAATGTTCAGTCTCCCGCAGAAAATGACTTTGGAGAAAATCTCAGTTTTTCTCCTGGGAACGGTTTAGCAGTCCATCGTCCTGTCGGTGCGATTAATCGGTTACGCAGCATAGTTTATCCTATTGTTGCTGAGTCTCGTCACAATAAACGAGGAGTCAAATACCAGGAACCCACTGTCTGACTTTTCACAGCAATTCATAAACCTAAGTAAGTCGGTTAAAAAATAAATTAATTTGTCC
The Gloeotrichia echinulata CP02 DNA segment above includes these coding regions:
- a CDS encoding catalase → MKLFTEYPEKDEAKYCALMSDLVKKNMDNLYGGEKKKTAKRDTHAKTHAAVQGTLEIFDFDEAAIKQELSKRTSLTEAQLQAISLKQGLFAQPKQYPVWLRFANGAFSVKNDYEGDTRSMSVKVIGVEGERLPQSHELKTQDIIVHNTELFFVRTIKDFYGFFLAIYRAGLSPLLKLLVLLWLGLHPYESSLLKASFKRFPKSLLTERYWSASAYSLGLKSDFDPSQPGSVPVEYPTVIKYGFTAISSQPPHQQLPLESRSESELERAKTSGSEDNYYREDIIQALAKPDAEYTWDFQIQFQTSPEMSIDDTTIAWNEEESPFFTVGRLTVKHQNVQSPAENDFGENLSFSPGNGLAVHRPVGAINRLRSIVYPIVAESRHNKRGVKYQEPTV
- a CDS encoding peroxidase family protein; protein product: MSNVYGLTRKQTHLLRTFQGGKFKSQKLKRQDGVEEEYPLFYYADPAQGIVDPQFDGLYQPINDEKRQPADKKQYMFAMGVERANVQIGYVMLNTLCLREHNRLCDELASNYPDWDDERLFQTSRNILMAMILKIIMEEYINHITPYHFKLFADPEAFTKESWNRPNWMAIEFDFVYRWHSAIPETFNYNGKPINIATSLWNNKMFIDQGLGALMEETCSQPGTRIGLFNTPDILVELTELPSIRLGRQLQLASYNDYREMCGFPRVTKFEQITGDEFAQEKLKELYGHVDNIELFVGLYAEDVRQNSTIPPLVARLIGIDAFSQALTNPLLSPNIFNKETFSPVGWEILQNTNTVSDLVNRNVPPSDKKYKVTFYL